A segment of the Neodiprion lecontei isolate iyNeoLeco1 unplaced genomic scaffold, iyNeoLeco1.1 ptg000065l, whole genome shotgun sequence genome:
TAGATTGAACAAAATATTGGCATGTGCCAATATTCCGACAATATCGCCACAATTATTTAAACGATATGAAAGGGAAGTTGGTCCTGCAATCGAAGAAGCTGCTAAGGAGAGTTGTAAACGAGCTGCTGAGGAAGAGCGACTGCTtgttaatgaaaatattgataagcTGTgtgaattattgtaattaatgaaactaaaattttcgtagtctataacttttttcaattgtatataattttttggaCGTCAATATTGTCTACACTTGCATAATGATCTATATTCAGTCTTGAGTAGATGGAAAATGctaattgtatatatttaaaaaaataatttttgttcttatACATTCTAAAtaagattgattgattttaaaTACTCCGTCAAACTTCACATGACTTATTGTTTTATTGCTAATACATACTAGCATtgtttattctaatttttattttatgtttgaataaataaatgctgatgaaatttaaaaattataatttactgtattgattttttaccaTCCTATTCTtatctcctttttcttttattaggCCACCAGAGattgttcaagaaatttatcCTCATCGTAGAAAATTAATCTCTGCAACTGATGATCCTGATGAAAACAACAACACTACGTATGATACAGCTATAGGAGAGGTTGTTAATATAATTGTCTCCTATGACATGGGATGGAGTAAAAGAGGTAATGGAAAGAGCTACGATAGTCTCAATGGTTATGGAACTATAATAGGATTTTTGAGTGGAAAAATTCTCGACTACGCAGAACGGATAAGGAAATGCAAATTTTGTGACTCGGGTAGGAAGAAAGATGACCATGATTGCCGAAAAAACTTCCAAGGTAGTGCCAAGGCAATGGAAGCATCTGCAGGAGCAGAGTTGATTAACAACAGCAGTATTCTTAAAGAAGCAAACCTTGAAGCACGAGTATTAATTGGCGATGAAGACAGTTGCACAATCGCGGCCGTTCGTCGAGGAAACCCAAAAACTATCTTCAAACTTGCAGatgaaaatcatttaaaaaaaaattttagccgAGATTTATGGAAGCTGTCGAGTTttaaggaaattaaaaaaagaagtattgaccacataaaaaaatgttttggtTATGCATTGGCTCAAAATATGGGTGATGCTCAAAATTTAGCTAAAACAATACGTAATATACCTGATCACTTGTACGATAACCATGAAAACTGTGGATCGTGGTGTAGCCGCAGAAGTGGATCGAAGGAACAAACTATTTTGCTCACAAATCTCTCATTATTTGATAAACTATCAGCGTTATGTGAGGAATACGCCGCtaatgcaaataaattttcaattcctgCTTCCAGCCAAGCTAATGAATCATTCAATAATATAATGGCTCATAAGTcaccaaaaaatatttgctaCAGTAGAAGTGAATCATCTAGCTATCGTCTTGCAAGTTCTGTGTGCACAAAAAATGATGGCGACTCCTGTATCGTAGAAATTAGGCAAAAACTGCAGTTGTCACCAGGGCGACACACTTTGTTTTATACAAAGCAATTGGATGCTAAGCGACAGAAACGTGCATTAGATGCTAAACTACCGGCTGCGAAGAAACGTCGAATAATTAAAACTCAAGAGCGTGAGGAATTGagaaagaataatgaaaattcagaaGGTGTTCAATATAAATCTAACTGCGGTTTGTCACAAGACTGTGAAGATTTAGAAGCATTTGATGAATCACTGATTAACGGtccaaatattcaaatatcggCAGAGACATGTAACTTAGTTTTCTTTGATTTAGAAACGTCAGGGTGACGAAATTCTTCAAATTGCTGCATCTTGTGAAGGACGTAAATTTAGTGTCTACATTAATCCTACTAATATCATTGATGATAAAGCTTCTGCTCATACaggactgaaaaatattaacgGCCATTTATACTTTCacggtaaaaaagttgaatCGTTGCCTCTAAAAAAGGCTCTCCGgagttttttattatttttaaaaatgtcacCCAAGCCATGTCTACTTGTTGCACATAATGTAACTTTCGACAAGTCACATTTACTAcgttcaattttaaaatgttCTATGGTATCAGATTTCAGTCAAATCGCAGGATTCTCTGATAGCTTGCctttatttaagaaaaattttacatctaATAAAACTCCCGGTGAATTTAAACTGTCAGAATTAGCTAAAAAGCATTTGAATGTTAACTCGGACGAGAAATTTCATGAAGCCTTATACGATGTCGAAATTTTAGAAGAACTGGTTTCGTTGACGGATAACAAGTATTTATTTGAAAGCTCTAAATCTTATAGAGAGTGTTTGATTCATATAAATAAGCTCAAGAAAACTGCATCTGGAATGGACTGTTTATCTCCATTAAAAGGAGTATTATCTGGACATATAATCAGAAAAATGGCGTCTCAAGCCATTAAATACCAagatttaattaatcaatatgAAAATGGTGGAATTGAAGagttaattaaattttgtaaagaaCCAGGAAGTGATAATAAACCAAAAATTACTAAAGATAAACGAGTTATAGATAagctctgtaatttttttacggaaaAAGTGTGATATATAttctgataaatatatataataataagaaaaataatatattaataagaaaaatatatatattcataagaaataataagaaaaagtttttatcataaaatattgcaataaataaaaatttattgtcataaaagtttcgtttttaAATGTTGATTATATATCATattgttcaatatattttgtatttattgttgtaattaataataaatcacaAGATTGCTCTATAAGATTTATTCTctcattttaataattatcaataattgttatgatttattaaataaaagcTGAGAAGTGTTATCCTTAACAATATTAAATTGGTTTAAATTTCGCGCTATTTCTATCTGCTCCGACATTTTATTTGTGACAACGTTGCCACATCGTTTCCATGCCATTAGTCTCTATATCCCCTCCATAGAAAATTATCGCTGAAACGAgttgtttattttaattttttatcaaaactaggaggtaaataattcttagttcttttttatatcatcTAAATATAGTATTCTAACAAATAATAGTTTTTCATCGAGATGATGAAAGTCATTCATtggtaaatttaaataaattgatcaGTTTCCCACGCTTCCCCCATGCTACATGTACAAttaatgttatttttaattgcgaATATCTCATATATGATGAGGTAAATCgtcttcaaatttcaacagcATGTGTATTATACATCTACTAGCTTATAAGCTGagttttgtgaaattcttAAAACAT
Coding sequences within it:
- the LOC124295712 gene encoding uncharacterized protein LOC124295712, coding for MGWSKRGNGKSYDSLNGYGTIIGFLSGKILDYAERIRKCKFCDSGRKKDDHDCRKNFQGSAKAMEASAGAELINNSSILKEANLEARVLIGDEDSCTIAAVRRGNPKTIFKLADENHLKKNFSRDLWKLSSFKEIKKRSIDHIKKCFGYALAQNMGDAQNLAKTIRNIPDHLYDNHENCGSWCSRRSGSKEQTILLTNLSLFDKLSALCEEYAANANKFSIPASSQANESFNNIMAHKSPKNICYSRSESSSYRLASSVCTKNDGDSCIVEIRQKLQLSPGRHTLFYTKQLDAKRQKRALDAKLPAAKKRRIIKTQEREELRKNNENSEGVQYKSNCGLSQDCEDLEAFDESLINGPNIQISAETCNLVFFDLETSG